AATACGAGCATGTCCGATCACGGGTGATGCAATGGCAGGCAGCCTTGGGCTGTGTGGTGCACTTTGAAAACTATCCGTCAATTGTTGATGGCAGTCACGATGCCCCGGCTTTTTTCGAGCGCCTGATGAACGACACTGACGCTGGTACCTTGTTCGACGTATCGAATGCGATCTGCGCACAACGTAATGCCGGTCCGCCGATCAGCGACTGGGTTCGTGTGATGCGACATGCCCGCCATTTTCACGTATCGAGTTACAACACGGCATTTGTCGACCAGCGTGTCACGGTGGATTCGCATGATGGACAACTGGCTGACGATACGCTGGATAGCCTGCGTCTGTATCGGCATTTGATGGACAAGCCCGGTGCGACACTCACCTATGAACGTGATGAAAACATCGAGTACGACAGTATTCTGCAGGATCTGATAACACTTCGCACATGTTATGCCGCATCGGACAAGGTTTGAACATGATCTACCCCAGTATCACTGCCTTACCTGATCGCGCCATCACTGACCGCGAACTGTTGGACTACCTGATTGATCCATCAGCCAGGACGATGTTTCCAGTTGATAGTCGGGCTTTCGTGCGGGTCGATATCAGTTTGCGTCATTACTGGCACACGTTATTCGATGTCTGCCCGGAACTGCTCGATATTGCGGACCCGGAAGGAATGGAGATTTTTGAGCCATTTCTGGCTTGGGCTGCGACACATTCATTGAGTATGGGCTGGCATTACTACCTGTGGGTAGCCCGCTGGTTGGCACAATCGCCTTATGTCACACAACTGGACGGCACGCTCAATGAGCGCCTGATGGCAGCAGCTGCAGCTCGTTGGGCGGTACTGGATCGCAGCGCGAATGCTGGCATTGTCCTTGGGCGAACAGGGTCCGACAGTTGGATCGTTGCCTGGAAGCCGAATACCTTGACTGATGGACGTAGGGTGGAACGATTGGATGTCTGCGGGGCAGTGCCGGCACCGGTATTCGATTATGGTGTGTTTTTCGCCGCCACTGATGAATTGGATGAATTTCCGGGCTGGCAGCCTATTCCATGTTGATCAGGGTGCGCGATGGCGTGGGGTTGTCATCATGTCTGGTTTGGCGGGCGATTCTTTTTCTGACAATACTGATGACGAGGATGTATCGTGTTCCGTTCCAGTATGTCACCTAATTCAGCGTCTGCATGTTGTGTGATCGGCCGCATCGACCTCTATTGCAGATCACCGGGCATGAGGCGTGAATACCGGACTGGTGTGAGTCACTTTTCAGGAGATCGCCACGATGTCTCGTCGATATGCCGCAAGATTGATGATCCCAGTCTTATCTCTGTCGCTGACAAACCTTGTTTGCCATGCGCAATCGCCGGCGGTGCCGGCACAGCCCACCTACGGTGTGGCAATCAGTACTGACCATGCACAAAGCGTGGTGGCAGCATCAATTGAAGAGGCCAGGAAAAACAATTGGAAGATGGCGATTGCCATAGTTGATACCGGTGGGCACCTGGTGCATTTTGTCCGGATGCAGGATACCCAGATCGGGAGTATCGAGCTTTCCATCGAAAAAGCACGTACGGCAGCCCTGTTTCGGCGACCAACCAAGTCCTTTCAAGACAACATTGCTGCTGGTGGCGACGGTTGGCGGTTGTTGCGTGCACCCGGCATCACACCGCTGGAAGGTGGCATCCCCATCCTGTCTGATGGCAAGGTGATCGGTGCGATCGGTGTGTCAGGCGGGACTGGTGCACAAGATGCGCAGGTTGCCAAAGCAGGCGCCAACCCAGCTTAGTAACACTATCTTGATAGGTCGGCTGGATATCAATGATTGCTCGTACCGGTGATGGGTGCCGTGGTGAAATGGACACCCGGTCTGGATTGACCGGGCACTGGGGGATTAGCTGTGTGAAGGCGCCCGACTCAGCAATTGTCCGTGTTCCCGATACAACAGACTCAGGTATCGTTCATATTGTTTCAGCACATCGGCAATAATCTCTTGCCGCCGCAGAAAGCGGATGTCGTAGCCTTCCCGGCCATCGGCGAAGAAGGTTTGCGGTAGGTACTGCAATGGCTGTGAATCCCCCGGTAGATTGGTGGCAGACAGCACAAATGCAGGAACTGCATTTGCCACGCATTTCACGCCGTAAACGAAATCTCGTAGTGCTTGTTGTTGTACCCGCAACTGAATCTTGCCGTCTGGCTCATGAATTACACTGGCCTCCACCCCGCCTGCGGCTAGTTCTGCGACCACTGCCAGCAACGCTGGTCTGACTTCGTCAGAAATAAACGCCTGGATTTCGGTCGCTGATGATTGGTGCAGCAATTGAGCCAAGCGCATGCGCCAGTGTTGACCTGTCCAGAAGGTGGTGGCTGGTGCGAGCGGCTGTCGTTGATGCAACCGGTCAGCCTGCAAGCCGCGCAACAATCCGTAACCTAGCAACAACATGATGGCCGCGAAAGGCAATGCACTGATCAAGGTCATTGCTTGCAGCGCTTTCAGCCCACCGGTAGCCAGCAGCACCGCGGCAGTTACCCCCAGCAGGGCTGCCCAGAACAGGCGTTGCCAAATGGGTGAATCGGGTGCGCCACGGCTGGCAATGCTATCCACCACCATAGCGCCGGAATCGGCAGAAGTAATGAAAAAGGTGGCGATCAGCAAGATCGCTATGCCAGAACTGGCATTGGGGAATGGCAGGTAATCAAGAAGGCGGAACAGT
The sequence above is drawn from the Chitinivorax sp. B genome and encodes:
- the mbnC gene encoding methanobactin biosynthesis protein MbnC, encoding MIYPSITALPDRAITDRELLDYLIDPSARTMFPVDSRAFVRVDISLRHYWHTLFDVCPELLDIADPEGMEIFEPFLAWAATHSLSMGWHYYLWVARWLAQSPYVTQLDGTLNERLMAAAAARWAVLDRSANAGIVLGRTGSDSWIVAWKPNTLTDGRRVERLDVCGAVPAPVFDYGVFFAATDELDEFPGWQPIPC
- a CDS encoding heme-binding protein, producing the protein MSRRYAARLMIPVLSLSLTNLVCHAQSPAVPAQPTYGVAISTDHAQSVVAASIEEARKNNWKMAIAIVDTGGHLVHFVRMQDTQIGSIELSIEKARTAALFRRPTKSFQDNIAAGGDGWRLLRAPGITPLEGGIPILSDGKVIGAIGVSGGTGAQDAQVAKAGANPA
- the mbnB gene encoding methanobactin biosynthesis protein MbnB; its protein translation is MQIGFNFTLGETTAMVQQLVREGAIDYVELLIDNFLHVPPEDIARAFDAPVAFHIMFSRFLEADEAFLHDLASRLQPYIQVLRPMYVSDHIAYFSHQGRVLFHIGEIEYLTEYEHVRSRVMQWQAALGCVVHFENYPSIVDGSHDAPAFFERLMNDTDAGTLFDVSNAICAQRNAGPPISDWVRVMRHARHFHVSSYNTAFVDQRVTVDSHDGQLADDTLDSLRLYRHLMDKPGATLTYERDENIEYDSILQDLITLRTCYAASDKV